Proteins encoded together in one Microbacterium sp. ABRD28 window:
- a CDS encoding SRPBCC family protein, whose product MFTVTEVVVIARSRSDVFAYLTDAGRRPEWDETVISETLTSAAPVGVGSTIHSRMRVMGREVEFDWRVTEFVPPGRMAIVSTRGTFPTSLLFDLADHAAGTRVSATIDGEPSGMLRLVEPMIEDTIRSTLATGLGRVVRILEA is encoded by the coding sequence ATGTTCACCGTCACCGAGGTCGTCGTGATCGCGCGTTCGCGCTCCGACGTGTTCGCCTATCTCACCGACGCCGGCCGGCGCCCCGAGTGGGACGAGACCGTCATCTCCGAGACGCTGACCTCGGCCGCCCCGGTCGGGGTGGGGAGCACGATCCACAGCCGGATGCGGGTCATGGGCCGCGAGGTGGAGTTCGACTGGCGCGTCACCGAGTTCGTGCCGCCGGGACGGATGGCGATCGTCAGTACGCGGGGGACGTTCCCGACATCCCTGCTGTTCGACCTGGCCGACCACGCCGCAGGAACGCGGGTCAGCGCCACGATCGACGGCGAGCCGTCGGGGATGCTGCGGCTGGTGGAGCCGATGATCGAAGACACCATCCGCTCCACCCTGGCGACCGGTCTCGGTCGCGTCGTCCGCATCCTGGAGGCGTGA
- a CDS encoding isocitrate lyase/phosphoenolpyruvate mutase family protein produces MTSGTTIQDKAQTLQTLHQAPEILRVVNVWDVISARTIADLPETRALATAGHSIAASLGYPDGGMPLDTALEAAGRIAQSVDLPVSADLDDGYDEPGETVRRAIGLGIVGANVEDRMRPFDEAVARVRAIVRAAEAEGVPFQLNARTDALLRGGDAPIDQQLDEAIRRGRAFLDEGAAVVFVPGAIDRAHVERIVEGLGRGKLSVIGFPGALPAKEYEELGVARISYGPLTQRVALRALRDLGESLYADGVIPDDTPALN; encoded by the coding sequence ATGACCTCAGGTACCACCATCCAGGACAAGGCACAGACTCTTCAGACGCTCCACCAGGCACCCGAGATCCTGCGGGTGGTGAACGTCTGGGACGTCATCAGCGCCCGGACGATCGCCGACCTGCCCGAGACTCGCGCGCTCGCGACCGCCGGGCACTCGATCGCCGCGAGCCTGGGGTACCCCGACGGCGGCATGCCGCTCGACACCGCCCTCGAGGCGGCGGGGCGGATCGCACAGTCGGTCGACCTGCCGGTCAGCGCCGACCTCGACGACGGGTACGACGAGCCGGGCGAGACGGTGCGCCGCGCGATCGGGCTCGGCATCGTGGGCGCCAATGTCGAAGACCGCATGCGCCCCTTCGACGAAGCCGTCGCGCGGGTTCGTGCGATCGTGCGTGCGGCCGAGGCCGAGGGCGTGCCCTTCCAGCTGAACGCCCGCACCGACGCGCTTCTGCGCGGAGGCGATGCCCCCATCGATCAGCAGCTCGACGAGGCCATCCGACGCGGCCGGGCCTTCCTCGACGAGGGCGCCGCGGTGGTGTTCGTCCCGGGCGCCATCGATCGTGCTCACGTCGAGCGGATCGTCGAGGGGCTGGGGCGCGGGAAGCTCTCGGTCATCGGCTTCCCCGGTGCCCTCCCGGCGAAGGAGTACGAGGAGCTCGGCGTCGCCCGCATCTCGTACGGTCCGCTCACGCAGCGGGTCGCGCTCCGCGCGCTTCGGGACCTCGGTGAGTCGCTGTACGCCGACGGGGTCATCCCCGACGACACCCCCGCGCTGAACTGA
- a CDS encoding general stress protein has translation MTDAAAPSQARSVLASFTEYADAQAMVDRLSDQQFPVEHVAIIGYNVRIEEQVTGRMTNWTAAGYGAASGAWFGLLIGLLFGLLSDNIAAWILLLILGLGLGALWGAVFGFVGHAATRGRRDFSSVKQFLAERWDVTVRSDELLRAQSVLANTTQSATEAPRVGDPSTPRA, from the coding sequence ATGACCGACGCAGCAGCTCCCAGCCAGGCACGCTCCGTGCTGGCGAGCTTCACCGAGTACGCCGACGCGCAGGCGATGGTCGACAGACTGTCTGACCAGCAGTTCCCGGTCGAGCACGTCGCGATCATCGGCTACAACGTCCGGATCGAAGAGCAGGTGACCGGGCGGATGACGAACTGGACGGCCGCCGGCTACGGCGCCGCGTCAGGTGCCTGGTTCGGCCTTCTCATCGGCCTGCTCTTCGGGCTTCTGTCCGACAACATCGCGGCGTGGATCCTGCTGCTGATCCTCGGCCTCGGACTCGGCGCTCTCTGGGGAGCGGTGTTCGGCTTCGTCGGGCATGCGGCCACCCGGGGCCGCCGCGACTTCAGCTCCGTCAAGCAGTTCCTCGCGGAGCGCTGGGACGTCACTGTCCGGTCTGACGAGCTGCTGCGAGCCCAGAGCGTTCTGGCCAACACAACGCAGAGCGCTACAGAGGCTCCACGCGTAGGCGACCCATCCACCCCGCGGGCGTGA
- a CDS encoding VIT family protein — protein sequence MSDDRPSTAPPDEPHRPGLAQRLNGLRAGVLGANDGIVSTAAVVVGVAGATSAVGPVLLAGAAALVGGAVSMALGEYVSVSSQRDSEHALIEKERRELATDPDGEFAELVGLYRAQGLSEQTATAVAKELTESDALAAHLSIELNIDQSDVVSPWSAAIASAVAFTIGALLPLATILFVPHPARIWLTFASVLVALAVTGYVAAWIGGARQLRAVIRTVVGGALALGATFLIGTLLGTGVA from the coding sequence ATGAGCGACGATCGGCCTTCCACGGCGCCTCCCGATGAACCGCACCGGCCGGGGCTCGCCCAGCGCCTCAACGGTCTGCGCGCCGGAGTTCTCGGTGCCAATGACGGCATCGTCTCCACTGCGGCGGTGGTCGTCGGTGTCGCCGGTGCCACCTCGGCTGTCGGGCCCGTCCTGCTCGCGGGCGCCGCGGCACTCGTCGGCGGCGCCGTCTCGATGGCGCTCGGCGAGTACGTCTCGGTATCGAGTCAGCGCGACAGCGAGCACGCGCTCATCGAGAAGGAGCGTCGCGAACTCGCCACCGACCCGGACGGCGAGTTCGCCGAACTCGTGGGCCTCTACCGCGCGCAGGGGTTGAGCGAGCAGACGGCGACGGCGGTCGCGAAGGAGCTGACCGAGAGCGATGCCCTCGCCGCGCACCTCTCGATCGAGTTGAACATCGATCAGAGCGACGTCGTGAGTCCCTGGTCGGCCGCCATCGCCTCGGCGGTCGCCTTCACGATCGGCGCGCTCCTCCCCCTCGCCACGATCCTCTTCGTCCCCCACCCCGCCCGCATCTGGCTCACCTTCGCGAGTGTTCTCGTCGCCCTGGCCGTCACCGGGTACGTCGCGGCGTGGATCGGCGGCGCGCGACAGCTACGCGCCGTCATCCGCACGGTCGTCGGCGGAGCCCTCGCGCTCGGCGCCACCTTCCTCATCGGCACGCTGCTCGGAACCGGAGTGGCCTGA
- a CDS encoding helix-turn-helix domain-containing protein, translated as MSAAAREVGASRPAANIWKNGTTVRRKDGTVKVVSPLEPLSVRVISPRFLSEEEWYQIADLASCGMGPTAIATVLERAPLTISRELRRNLHSPGQYRPFHAYATAASRRRRPRPLKLTTDQVLRSYVVASVKEPWGPQRTSRALRRAHPQEPARRFATETIY; from the coding sequence ATGTCCGCGGCCGCACGGGAGGTGGGTGCCAGCCGGCCCGCTGCGAACATCTGGAAGAACGGCACCACCGTCCGGCGCAAGGATGGCACCGTCAAGGTCGTGTCACCGCTCGAGCCACTCTCTGTTCGTGTCATCTCGCCTCGATTCCTCTCGGAGGAGGAGTGGTATCAGATAGCTGACCTCGCGTCATGCGGGATGGGTCCCACGGCGATTGCGACGGTGCTGGAGAGGGCGCCGTTGACCATCAGCCGGGAGCTGAGGCGCAACCTGCACTCGCCCGGGCAGTATCGACCGTTCCACGCGTACGCGACCGCCGCGAGCCGACGTCGGCGCCCGCGACCGCTGAAGCTGACCACCGATCAGGTGCTGCGTTCGTACGTGGTCGCGAGCGTGAAAGAACCGTGGGGTCCACAGCGGACCTCGCGGGCACTGCGTCGCGCTCACCCGCAAGAGCCGGCACGGCGGTTCGCGACGGAGACGATCTACTAG
- a CDS encoding AAA family ATPase: MASWRIRDYHAEDVDGILSLWEQLSRDGAEAVYGLSEVLASCAKDHAVVAVSGEQIVGAAVGRAAHAQGWVVFLATATGFGAGGLGSSLLAALEVRMAPHGISKLSALIPATETKVDAFLSQGFELKQDLHYLERHIPVQGNELKRLAELGGRVLPRGLWDAVGGMNAEKQLLERRVVLPLAQSDLAERFGVVPPRAIVLFGPPGTGKTTFAKAIASRLEWSFVEVFPSRLAAHAGGLAGALRETFASIAELEHAVVFIDEAEEIASHRQGEPPSPTQGVTNELLKIIPAFREQPGRLLICATNFIRSLDAAFLRHGRFDYVIPIGLPDGMAREAIWRRYIPEAAVGVDVAELVAMSEGFSPADIEFAARKASQSALENAVDSGAAEPQGPFMADYTTAIAGTRATVSAQVAADFLEDIETVGRM, translated from the coding sequence GTGGCATCGTGGCGCATCCGTGATTATCACGCGGAAGATGTCGACGGCATCCTCAGTCTCTGGGAGCAGCTCTCGCGCGATGGTGCCGAAGCGGTCTACGGCCTGTCGGAGGTTCTCGCGTCGTGCGCGAAGGACCACGCGGTCGTCGCCGTTTCCGGGGAGCAGATCGTCGGAGCAGCGGTCGGGCGCGCTGCGCACGCCCAGGGGTGGGTGGTCTTCCTGGCCACTGCCACGGGATTCGGCGCAGGGGGTCTCGGTTCCTCGCTGCTCGCGGCACTAGAGGTCCGTATGGCTCCGCACGGAATCTCCAAACTCTCCGCACTGATCCCGGCGACCGAGACGAAAGTGGATGCCTTCCTGTCGCAGGGCTTCGAGCTGAAGCAAGACCTCCACTATCTCGAGCGTCACATCCCGGTGCAGGGCAACGAACTCAAGCGGCTCGCCGAGCTGGGCGGTCGCGTCCTTCCGCGTGGCCTGTGGGACGCCGTCGGGGGGATGAACGCCGAGAAACAGCTTCTCGAGCGCCGCGTCGTGCTTCCGCTCGCGCAGTCGGATCTCGCGGAGCGATTCGGTGTGGTGCCGCCGCGCGCCATCGTGCTGTTCGGCCCGCCCGGAACAGGCAAGACGACCTTCGCCAAAGCCATCGCGTCACGACTGGAATGGTCGTTCGTCGAAGTCTTCCCGTCCCGTCTCGCCGCGCACGCCGGCGGGCTGGCCGGTGCGCTGCGAGAGACCTTTGCGTCGATCGCAGAGCTCGAGCACGCCGTGGTGTTCATCGATGAGGCGGAGGAGATCGCTTCGCATCGGCAGGGCGAACCGCCGTCGCCGACCCAGGGCGTCACCAACGAGCTGCTGAAGATCATCCCGGCGTTCCGTGAGCAGCCTGGCCGTCTCCTCATCTGTGCGACCAACTTCATCCGGTCGCTGGACGCGGCCTTTCTCCGGCACGGGCGATTCGACTACGTCATTCCGATCGGCCTTCCCGATGGCATGGCACGCGAAGCCATCTGGCGCCGGTACATCCCCGAGGCGGCGGTGGGCGTGGATGTCGCCGAGCTGGTGGCCATGAGCGAGGGATTCTCGCCCGCCGACATCGAGTTCGCCGCGCGGAAGGCCTCGCAGTCCGCCCTCGAGAACGCGGTCGATTCGGGAGCAGCCGAACCGCAGGGCCCCTTCATGGCCGACTACACCACCGCGATCGCCGGAACGCGGGCAACGGTCTCCGCCCAGGTCGCCGCTGACTTCCTGGAAGACATCGAGACGGTGGGCCGGATGTAG
- a CDS encoding sulfatase-like hydrolase/transferase: protein MTAQGVAPTLPARRPQARTPELVVTALAWVTVFGAPLIPGALDAGTGLAARLPVETILVLLLVVAVRGVFQRVAAYAFGAVTVLAALVALLDLSFRGTIDRGFAATEDWRAVVNAYKVVQDVVGPFTAALAALMVIGVAVAAVFVVGRCVLRCARSVSHFGARGRVAVAAAATAWVILSVVGAQHPTGAAVAAADVTRTLVGEAVQAAESVPDQEAFERALQDDSLAGGAPDDPLAGLRGKDVVIAFVESYGEVAVSDTDEMAGITRLIDESAERLTENGYRAESAFLTSPTFGGVSWLAHGTLQSGAWVDTQQKYDALLSSERMTLSRLFGDAGWRTVTVNPAHTEPWPEGEAFYGFDRMLDEQELAYAGPAFGFARVPDQYTWQRFFDEELAGDGAPIMAEVSLVSSHTPWTPTPRLVPWADLGDGSLFAGQLDDTAAASFWPDERRTRADYAESMEYSLGATLSFVETYDPSDLVLVLVGDHQPSRVVSGPDADSDVPVTIVSKDPAVFERIEAWEWDAGFRPSVDSPVWRMDAFRDRFVEAFSG, encoded by the coding sequence ATGACGGCCCAGGGGGTGGCACCCACTCTCCCGGCCCGTCGTCCGCAGGCCCGGACGCCGGAGCTCGTCGTCACCGCGCTCGCCTGGGTGACGGTGTTCGGCGCTCCGCTCATCCCCGGCGCGCTCGACGCCGGTACGGGCCTCGCGGCGCGGCTGCCGGTGGAGACGATCCTCGTGCTGCTGCTTGTCGTCGCCGTTCGCGGCGTCTTCCAGCGAGTCGCCGCGTATGCGTTCGGGGCGGTCACGGTGCTGGCTGCGCTCGTCGCCCTGCTCGACCTGTCGTTCCGGGGAACGATCGACCGCGGCTTCGCCGCCACCGAAGACTGGCGCGCCGTCGTCAACGCCTACAAGGTGGTGCAGGACGTCGTGGGTCCGTTCACCGCAGCCCTCGCAGCGCTGATGGTCATCGGTGTCGCTGTTGCCGCCGTGTTCGTGGTCGGCCGGTGCGTGCTGCGGTGCGCCCGGTCGGTGTCGCACTTCGGCGCGCGGGGGCGGGTGGCGGTGGCCGCCGCGGCGACGGCGTGGGTGATCCTGTCGGTCGTCGGGGCGCAGCATCCCACCGGAGCAGCTGTCGCGGCGGCGGATGTCACGAGAACCCTCGTCGGCGAAGCCGTGCAGGCGGCGGAGAGCGTCCCCGACCAGGAGGCCTTCGAACGGGCGCTCCAGGACGACTCGCTTGCCGGCGGCGCCCCCGACGACCCTCTCGCCGGCCTCCGCGGCAAGGACGTCGTCATCGCCTTCGTCGAGAGCTACGGCGAGGTCGCGGTGTCGGACACCGACGAGATGGCGGGCATCACCCGGCTGATCGACGAGAGCGCCGAGCGGCTCACCGAGAACGGATACCGCGCCGAGAGCGCGTTCCTCACCTCCCCCACCTTCGGCGGCGTGAGCTGGCTCGCCCACGGCACGCTGCAGAGCGGCGCGTGGGTCGACACGCAGCAGAAATACGACGCGCTGCTGTCGAGTGAGCGGATGACGCTGAGCCGCCTGTTCGGCGACGCCGGCTGGCGCACGGTCACGGTCAACCCCGCGCATACCGAGCCCTGGCCGGAGGGTGAGGCGTTCTACGGTTTCGATCGGATGCTCGACGAGCAGGAACTGGCCTACGCCGGCCCCGCCTTCGGCTTCGCGCGTGTGCCCGATCAGTACACGTGGCAGCGCTTCTTCGACGAGGAGCTCGCCGGCGACGGCGCGCCGATCATGGCCGAGGTCTCCCTCGTCTCCTCCCACACGCCGTGGACGCCGACGCCCCGGCTCGTGCCGTGGGCGGACCTCGGTGACGGCAGCCTCTTCGCCGGTCAGCTGGATGACACGGCCGCGGCAAGCTTCTGGCCCGACGAGCGGCGCACCCGCGCCGACTACGCCGAATCGATGGAGTACTCGCTCGGTGCGACCCTGTCGTTCGTCGAGACCTACGACCCCTCAGATCTCGTTCTCGTGCTGGTCGGCGACCACCAGCCTTCCCGTGTCGTCAGCGGGCCGGATGCCGACAGCGACGTGCCCGTCACGATCGTGTCGAAAGACCCCGCGGTGTTCGAGCGGATCGAGGCGTGGGAATGGGATGCCGGTTTCCGCCCGTCCGTGGATTCGCCGGTGTGGCGCATGGATGCGTTCCGCGACCGGTTCGTCGAGGCGTTCAGCGGCTGA
- a CDS encoding error-prone DNA polymerase, translating to MGFNNPGVPWSELERVLSDRRRPRNIPAGADGGDSPAWSHKRGPYVPPAIERPAETVPYAELHAHSSFSFLDGASSPEELAEEAERLGLHALAVTDHDGFYGIVRFAEAAENLQVKTVFGAELSLGFDDRAPTPSRAGDADPEGSHLLVLARGEEGYHRLAAALTRAQLAGSEKGRPVYDLDELSARADGHWAILTGCRKGAVRRALAEEGPAGAAAALDRLVALFGPEAVNVELTDHGNPTDTRDNDVLAALARERGLPILASNNVHYAAPERARLAAAVAAIRARRGLDELDGWLPAHAAAHLRSGAEMAERFARYPGAVARTVELADELAFPLRRARPALPRQKVPEGHTPMSWLRHLVWEAVPRKYPDLSADNRARIERELQVIETKDFPGYFLIVHGIVQEARRRGILCQGRGSAANSAVCYLLDITAVDAIAYELPFERFLSSLRDEEPDIDVDFDSDRREEIIQWVYATYGRDRAAQVANVIQYRPKNAVRDVAKALGYSTGQQDAWSKQVERWGASLESGPDNDIPAQVIEYASELLKAPRHLGIHSGGMVLTDRPVGEVVPIEHARMEDRTVIQWDKDDAAWMGLVKFDLLGLGMLAALQYCFDMVHTATGERWELATLPKEEQAVYDMLCRADSIGVFQVESRAQMGLLPRLQPRRFYDLVVEIALIRPGPIQGGAVHPFVRRKLGQEPVTYAHPKLAPVLQRTLGVPVFQEQLMQMAMAIGDCSGEDADLLRRVMGSKRGVERIESLRERLYEGMARNGLVGEDADAIYRQIQAFANFGFAESHSLSFGLLVYASSWIKLHYPAAFLAGLLRAQPMGFYSPATLVADARRHGVEVQRPDLLRSDVHATLEPVGDARGATGRPECAHRNQPPVPVFDPKAPDESEAHRRDGHHAVRLGLAAIKGIGETLAAKIVTERRQRGDFRDMRDLVRRTGATAAHLEALATAGAFECFGITRREALWIAGSAAQDRAEFLPDSMVAVQPPLFPDQSSYDILAADLWATGISTDDHPLTHFRSGLDTRGVLTSQELRTHDPGRRVEVAGLVTHRQRPATASGITFLNLEDEHGVVNVICSVGVWNRYRRVARDAPALIVRGMLERSEEGVTNLVADRFEDLRVGVGHRSRDFR from the coding sequence ATGGGCTTCAACAATCCTGGCGTCCCCTGGTCGGAGCTCGAGCGCGTCCTCAGCGACCGGCGTCGACCGCGCAACATCCCCGCGGGGGCCGACGGGGGAGACAGTCCCGCCTGGTCGCACAAGCGGGGCCCCTATGTCCCGCCCGCCATCGAACGGCCCGCGGAGACGGTGCCCTATGCCGAGCTGCATGCGCACTCGTCGTTCTCGTTCCTCGACGGCGCGTCTTCTCCGGAGGAGCTGGCAGAGGAAGCCGAGCGTCTCGGCCTCCATGCCCTGGCCGTCACCGACCACGACGGGTTCTACGGGATCGTGCGGTTCGCCGAGGCCGCCGAGAACCTGCAGGTGAAGACCGTGTTCGGAGCAGAGCTGTCGCTCGGTTTCGACGATCGGGCGCCCACGCCGTCGCGGGCAGGAGACGCCGACCCCGAGGGGTCGCACCTGCTGGTGCTCGCCCGCGGGGAGGAGGGCTATCACCGGCTCGCCGCCGCCCTCACGCGAGCCCAGCTCGCGGGGTCGGAGAAGGGACGCCCTGTCTACGATCTCGACGAGCTGTCGGCGCGGGCCGACGGGCACTGGGCGATCCTCACCGGATGCCGCAAGGGCGCGGTTCGCCGCGCGCTCGCCGAGGAAGGACCGGCGGGCGCCGCGGCGGCGCTCGACCGCCTCGTAGCGCTGTTCGGCCCGGAGGCGGTGAACGTGGAGCTGACGGATCACGGCAATCCGACCGACACCCGCGACAACGACGTCCTCGCCGCCCTCGCCCGGGAACGCGGCCTGCCCATCCTGGCCTCGAACAACGTCCACTACGCCGCCCCCGAACGGGCACGGCTCGCCGCCGCCGTCGCCGCGATCCGCGCGCGCCGAGGGCTCGACGAGCTCGACGGATGGCTGCCCGCCCATGCCGCGGCTCACCTGCGTTCGGGCGCCGAGATGGCCGAGCGCTTCGCCCGGTACCCCGGAGCGGTGGCGCGCACGGTGGAGCTCGCCGACGAGCTCGCCTTCCCGCTGCGTCGCGCGCGCCCGGCGCTGCCGCGACAGAAGGTGCCCGAAGGGCACACGCCGATGTCGTGGCTGCGGCACCTGGTCTGGGAGGCCGTTCCCCGCAAGTATCCCGACCTGTCGGCCGACAACCGCGCCCGCATCGAGCGCGAGCTGCAGGTCATCGAGACCAAGGACTTCCCCGGCTACTTCCTCATCGTGCACGGCATCGTGCAAGAGGCGCGGCGCCGCGGCATCCTCTGTCAGGGTCGTGGGTCTGCCGCCAACAGCGCGGTCTGCTACCTGCTCGACATCACCGCCGTCGACGCCATCGCCTACGAGCTGCCCTTCGAGCGCTTCCTCTCGAGCCTCCGGGATGAAGAGCCCGACATCGACGTCGACTTCGACTCCGACCGGCGCGAGGAGATCATCCAGTGGGTCTACGCCACCTACGGCCGTGACCGCGCCGCCCAGGTGGCTAACGTCATCCAGTACCGGCCCAAGAACGCCGTCCGCGACGTCGCCAAAGCCCTCGGCTACTCCACCGGGCAGCAGGATGCGTGGTCGAAGCAGGTCGAGCGCTGGGGGGCGTCGCTGGAATCGGGCCCCGACAACGACATCCCGGCCCAGGTGATCGAGTACGCTTCCGAGCTGCTGAAGGCCCCGCGCCACCTCGGGATCCACTCCGGGGGGATGGTGCTCACCGACCGCCCCGTCGGCGAGGTCGTCCCCATCGAGCACGCCCGGATGGAGGATCGCACCGTCATCCAGTGGGACAAGGACGACGCGGCCTGGATGGGGCTGGTGAAGTTCGATCTGCTGGGCCTCGGGATGCTCGCCGCCCTGCAGTACTGCTTCGACATGGTCCACACCGCCACCGGTGAGCGGTGGGAGCTGGCGACGCTGCCCAAGGAGGAGCAGGCGGTGTACGACATGCTCTGCCGGGCCGATTCGATCGGGGTGTTCCAGGTGGAATCCCGTGCCCAGATGGGACTTCTCCCGCGACTGCAGCCGCGGCGGTTCTACGACCTTGTTGTGGAGATCGCCCTCATCCGCCCCGGTCCGATCCAGGGCGGGGCGGTGCATCCGTTCGTGCGGAGGAAGCTGGGCCAGGAGCCGGTGACCTACGCGCATCCGAAGCTCGCGCCCGTGCTGCAGCGCACCCTGGGGGTGCCGGTCTTCCAGGAGCAGCTCATGCAGATGGCGATGGCCATCGGCGACTGCTCGGGAGAGGATGCCGACCTGCTGCGTCGTGTGATGGGCTCCAAGCGGGGAGTCGAGCGCATCGAGTCGCTGCGCGAGCGCCTGTACGAGGGGATGGCCCGCAACGGCCTCGTCGGAGAAGATGCCGACGCGATCTACCGTCAGATCCAGGCCTTCGCGAACTTCGGCTTCGCCGAGTCGCACTCGCTGTCGTTCGGGCTCCTCGTCTACGCAAGCTCCTGGATCAAGCTGCACTATCCCGCCGCCTTCCTCGCCGGGCTTCTCCGGGCCCAGCCGATGGGGTTCTACTCGCCCGCGACCCTCGTCGCCGATGCGCGCCGGCACGGGGTCGAGGTGCAGCGCCCCGATTTGCTCCGTTCCGACGTGCACGCGACGCTCGAACCGGTCGGCGACGCGCGCGGCGCCACCGGCCGCCCCGAGTGCGCGCACCGGAACCAGCCTCCGGTGCCGGTGTTCGACCCGAAGGCGCCCGACGAGTCCGAGGCGCATCGGCGCGACGGCCATCACGCCGTGCGGCTGGGGCTCGCGGCGATCAAGGGGATCGGTGAGACCCTCGCGGCGAAGATCGTGACCGAGCGACGGCAGCGGGGCGACTTCCGCGACATGCGGGATCTCGTCCGCCGGACCGGAGCCACCGCAGCGCACCTCGAGGCGCTCGCGACCGCAGGAGCGTTCGAGTGCTTCGGGATCACCCGCCGCGAGGCGCTCTGGATCGCCGGCTCCGCCGCACAGGACCGCGCGGAGTTCCTCCCCGACTCGATGGTCGCGGTGCAGCCGCCGCTCTTCCCGGATCAGTCCAGCTACGACATCCTCGCCGCAGACCTGTGGGCGACCGGGATCTCCACCGACGACCACCCCCTCACGCACTTCCGCTCGGGGCTGGATACCCGCGGGGTGCTCACCTCACAAGAGCTGCGGACGCACGACCCGGGGCGGCGCGTCGAGGTGGCGGGGCTCGTCACCCACCGTCAGCGACCCGCGACCGCGTCGGGCATCACCTTCCTCAACCTGGAGGACGAGCACGGCGTGGTCAACGTGATCTGCTCCGTCGGGGTGTGGAACCGGTATCGACGTGTCGCCAGAGATGCTCCGGCTCTCATCGTGCGGGGAATGCTCGAGCGATCGGAGGAGGGCGTGACCAACCTCGTGGCCGATCGCTTCGAAGATCTGCGCGTGGGCGTCGGGCACCGGTCGAGGGATTTCCGCTGA
- a CDS encoding DNA cytosine methyltransferase, whose protein sequence is MALGFTLGELFAGPGGMALGAHEAARATGTLLRHGWANDYDQNTVSTYIANISGATTDSVICQDVRSLDFESLPHIDGFAFGFPCNDYSLVGENRGLKGEFGPLFAYGVKVLEHHQPEWFVAENVSGLRSSNGGRDFKRILDAMRGAGRGYKLTPHLYRFEDYGVPQRRHRIIVVGVREDVPVTFRVPAPTHPDRDQWKTASEALSDIPPGAPNHRIIRHPESVVRRLELIDPGENAFNAKRMTDEYRLNVKGATLSQIYKRLHPDRPSYTITGSGGGGTHGYHWAEPRALTNRERARIQTFPDDFEFMGEPGSVRRQVGMAVPPLGAFHIFRALFLSFKGTAYSSIPQNLNQDGSAVGRPQLIDA, encoded by the coding sequence GTGGCGCTTGGATTCACACTTGGAGAGCTCTTCGCGGGACCGGGCGGCATGGCTCTCGGCGCTCACGAGGCGGCGCGAGCGACGGGCACCCTGCTCCGGCATGGTTGGGCCAACGACTACGACCAGAACACCGTCTCCACATACATCGCCAACATCAGCGGCGCCACTACGGACTCAGTGATCTGTCAGGACGTCAGGTCACTCGACTTCGAATCGCTACCACACATAGACGGTTTCGCCTTCGGCTTCCCCTGCAACGACTACAGCCTTGTTGGCGAGAATCGTGGACTGAAAGGCGAGTTCGGGCCGCTCTTCGCCTACGGCGTGAAAGTCCTGGAACACCATCAGCCTGAATGGTTTGTCGCCGAGAACGTCAGCGGACTCCGTAGCTCGAACGGTGGACGGGATTTCAAGAGAATCCTCGACGCGATGCGAGGAGCCGGCCGCGGTTACAAGCTCACTCCCCACCTTTACCGATTCGAAGACTACGGCGTTCCTCAGCGACGCCACCGCATCATCGTGGTGGGCGTGCGCGAGGACGTCCCTGTTACCTTCCGCGTCCCCGCACCGACTCACCCCGATCGCGATCAGTGGAAGACAGCTTCGGAAGCGCTCAGTGACATCCCCCCGGGGGCGCCGAATCACAGGATCATTCGTCACCCTGAATCGGTTGTCCGGCGACTGGAGCTGATCGACCCGGGTGAGAACGCTTTCAACGCAAAGCGGATGACGGACGAGTACCGACTCAACGTCAAGGGTGCCACTCTGAGCCAGATATACAAGCGTCTTCATCCAGACAGACCGTCCTACACCATCACTGGATCGGGTGGAGGTGGTACGCACGGATATCACTGGGCAGAGCCCCGCGCACTTACAAATCGCGAGCGTGCTCGAATTCAGACGTTTCCCGATGATTTCGAGTTCATGGGCGAACCAGGGAGCGTGCGCCGACAGGTTGGTATGGCCGTTCCCCCTCTCGGCGCCTTTCACATCTTTCGTGCGCTCTTCCTGTCCTTCAAGGGCACGGCCTATTCCTCGATCCCGCAGAACCTCAACCAGGACGGTTCGGCGGTCGGACGTCCTCAGTTGATTGACGCCTAG